The Bartonella sp. HY328 genome contains the following window.
CCGTTACGCCAAAGTCTTTAAGACCATTTAATACTTCAACTTCATCTTTATAAATAATTGCTTTGTTCATACTGTTCACCCGTGTTAATTTTTTCGACCTCATTTGTGGCATAAAAAATTAACACGGTCAATATATACGCTCTAGATTTTGTCTAGAAACACATATATTCACATATCAATCACAGATCTTCGAACACGACCGATCACTCGAATAGCACCTTCAAGCTTTGGAGCTGGAATATCTTTATAAGATGCTGGTTGAAAGCTAGGGCTTTCATTAGGCCTATAACGCTTATAGGTAGCTTTACCAGTCTCATCAGCTATTACATAGCATGCATTTGCCACCAATGCGCGATCACGCATATTTACAAAGATGATTGAGTCGGGCGGGCTTATCTTATTCATGGATGCACCATCAACACGCAGCGCTATCCATTCACCCGCAGGTAAATTATAAGTGGTAACTGTTGGATATTCACCCAGCTGCTCCACTGTTGGCTGATCGCCCAACTCCCCAGCACTTACCCAAGAAATTAATGGAACATCAGAGCGCACTACTTCAGCCGCATCGCCTTCTTCAGGGCCAACACCTTCCGCTAACCAAGCAACATTTGTTTTTAACACTGGCGCGAGAGCAGCAAGTGTTTTTAAAGTAACATCGCCATTTTTATCACCTGATCTAAGTTTTCGGCGGATATTACGAATAGCGGAATCCGATAGTCCTGCTTCAACTGAAGCACGGCTTTCTTTCATTCCAACAGCTTCAAGCCGTTTATCGATGCGGTTTAATACTTGCTCTATCATAGTGTTTTTTATACCGAATTTTAAAAACAAAAAATATCGGTTCTTAATCCGAAAGTTTGTCTTGACTTTTCCGGTTTTACTACCGATAATTATTGAATGACTGATATTGATG
Protein-coding sequences here:
- a CDS encoding helix-turn-helix transcriptional regulator; this encodes MIEQVLNRIDKRLEAVGMKESRASVEAGLSDSAIRNIRRKLRSGDKNGDVTLKTLAALAPVLKTNVAWLAEGVGPEEGDAAEVVRSDVPLISWVSAGELGDQPTVEQLGEYPTVTTYNLPAGEWIALRVDGASMNKISPPDSIIFVNMRDRALVANACYVIADETGKATYKRYRPNESPSFQPASYKDIPAPKLEGAIRVIGRVRRSVIDM